From Anopheles darlingi chromosome 2, idAnoDarlMG_H_01, whole genome shotgun sequence, the proteins below share one genomic window:
- the LOC125949198 gene encoding short neuropeptide F: MYRINLTTFTLLLVLTVGSLMSESLQPSEGTIKDLYEYLLQREYAAPVSYADHQIKRKAVRSPSLRLRFGRRNDPSVPVRPDSIGDDELMDQKVIRAPQLRLRFGRNDPLWSSFNENALLEENFEKRAPSQRLRWGRSNLFGNLVNQFQQDDVIQQKTIRAPQLRLRFGRTDPSWAMYNEHQLTSGPQTTLTNEASEKRAPTQRLRWGRSDPALTKEAQEDKTLDMEDSESNTVDDK, from the exons ATGTATCGAATAAACTTGACTACATTCACGCTGCTTTTAGTGCTTACTGTAGGTAGTCTCATGTCCGAGTCTTTACAACCTTCAGAAG GAACGATCAAAGATTTGTACGAATATCTGCTGCAACGAGAGTATGCGGCACCGGTATCCTATGCTGATCATCAAATCAAGCGAAAAGCGGTACGATCCCCTTCGTTAAGACTACGTTTCGGAAGACGAAATGATCCTTCGGTACCCGTTCGTCCTGATAGCATTGGG GATGATGAGCTGATGGACCAAAAAGTAATCCGTGCACCTCAGCTTCGTCTCAGATTTGGTAGGAATGATCCTCTTTGGTCTTCGTTCAACGAAAACGCATTATTGGAAGAGAACTTTGAAAAACGGGCACCGTCCCAGCGACTGCGATGGGGCCGTTcgaatttattcggaaatctgGTCAATCAG TTTCAGCAAGACGACGTTATACAGCAGAAAACTATACGAGCCCCACAACTCAGACTCCGCTTCGGTCGAACCGATCCTTCCTGGGCCATGTACAATGAGCATCAACTGACTTCTGGGCCACAAACGACATTAACAAACGAAGCGAGTGAAAAGCGAGCACCGACGCAAAGACTGAGATGGGGACGTTCCGATCCCGCACTAACGAAAGAGGCGCAGGAG GACAAAACACTGGATATGGAGGACAGTGAAAGCAACACCGTTGATGACAAGTAA